Proteins co-encoded in one Hymenobacter swuensis DY53 genomic window:
- the rpiB gene encoding ribose 5-phosphate isomerase B — protein MKLAIGSDHAGFDQKQMLLQWLRDNGYEVQDFGTHSPDSVDYPDYVHPLALAVERGEFERGILLCGSANGVCITANKHQGIRAGLAWEPEVASLIRQHNDANVVCIPARFVDEETARAITSQFLNTAFEGGRHQTRVDKISC, from the coding sequence ATGAAACTTGCCATCGGCTCCGACCACGCCGGCTTCGACCAGAAACAGATGCTGCTCCAGTGGCTGCGCGACAACGGCTACGAGGTGCAGGATTTCGGTACCCACTCCCCCGATTCGGTGGATTACCCTGATTATGTGCACCCACTGGCCCTGGCCGTGGAGCGCGGGGAGTTTGAGCGCGGAATTCTGCTCTGTGGCTCGGCCAACGGCGTATGCATCACGGCCAACAAGCACCAGGGCATCCGGGCGGGACTGGCCTGGGAGCCGGAAGTGGCCTCTCTCATTCGCCAGCACAACGACGCCAATGTAGTGTGCATCCCGGCCCGGTTCGTGGACGAGGAGACTGCCCGCGCCATCACCAGCCAGTTCCTCAATACCGCCTTCGAAGGAGGCCGCCACCAAACGCGGGTGGATAAGATTAGCTGTTAG
- a CDS encoding serine hydroxymethyltransferase, whose amino-acid sequence METQATLALDTAVFDLIQKEKERQTHGIELIASENYVSEQVMRAQGSILTNKYAEGLPGKRYYGGCEIVDQIEQLAIDRAKELFGVEWVNVQPHSGAQANAAVMLAILNPGDKILGFDLSHGGHLTHGSPVNFSGKLYQPSFYGVERETGLIDWEKVKETARREQPKLIICGASAYSRDWDYKALREAADEVGALLLADISHPSGLIAKGLLNNPFDHCHIVTTTTHKTLRGPRGGLIMMGKDFENPFGLKTPKGEIRMMSSLLDSGVFPGTQGGPLEHVIGAKAVAFGECLSDAYTDYTHQVIRNAQALANGFVERGYQIISGGTDNHLMLIDLRSKGLTGKLAENTLIKADITINKNMVPFDDKSPFVTSGMRIGSAAVTTRGLKETDMVRIVDFIDEVLTHNADDTRISRIRGEINEWMQQYPLFS is encoded by the coding sequence ATGGAAACGCAAGCCACCCTCGCCCTCGACACCGCCGTCTTCGACCTGATTCAGAAGGAGAAAGAGCGCCAAACTCACGGTATTGAACTCATTGCCTCCGAAAACTACGTGTCGGAGCAGGTGATGCGGGCCCAGGGCTCCATCCTCACCAACAAGTACGCCGAGGGCCTGCCCGGTAAGCGTTACTATGGTGGCTGCGAAATCGTAGACCAGATTGAGCAGCTGGCCATTGACCGCGCCAAGGAACTGTTCGGCGTGGAGTGGGTGAACGTGCAGCCGCACTCCGGGGCCCAGGCCAACGCGGCCGTGATGCTGGCCATCCTCAACCCCGGCGACAAAATTCTGGGTTTTGATTTGAGCCACGGCGGCCACCTCACCCACGGCTCGCCCGTCAACTTCTCGGGCAAGCTCTACCAGCCCTCCTTCTATGGCGTGGAGCGCGAAACCGGCCTCATCGACTGGGAGAAAGTAAAGGAAACCGCTCGCCGTGAGCAGCCCAAGCTCATCATCTGCGGGGCCTCGGCCTATTCCCGCGACTGGGACTATAAAGCCCTACGGGAAGCTGCCGATGAGGTAGGCGCGCTGCTGCTGGCCGATATTTCGCACCCCTCGGGCCTCATTGCCAAAGGTTTGCTTAACAACCCCTTCGACCACTGCCACATTGTAACTACCACCACCCACAAAACCCTGCGCGGCCCCCGGGGCGGCCTGATTATGATGGGCAAGGATTTCGAAAACCCCTTCGGCCTGAAAACCCCGAAAGGCGAAATCCGGATGATGAGCAGCCTGCTTGACTCGGGCGTGTTCCCGGGTACACAGGGCGGGCCGTTGGAGCACGTTATCGGGGCCAAGGCCGTGGCCTTCGGGGAGTGCCTGAGCGACGCGTATACCGACTACACCCACCAGGTTATCCGCAACGCCCAAGCCTTGGCCAACGGCTTCGTGGAGCGCGGCTACCAGATTATTTCGGGCGGCACCGATAACCACCTGATGCTGATTGACCTGCGCAGCAAGGGCCTTACCGGCAAGCTGGCCGAAAACACCCTTATTAAGGCCGACATCACCATCAACAAGAATATGGTACCCTTCGATGACAAGTCGCCCTTCGTGACCAGCGGCATGCGCATCGGCTCGGCGGCCGTCACCACGCGCGGCCTCAAGGAAACCGACATGGTGCGCATCGTGGACTTCATCGACGAGGTACTGACCCACAACGCCGACGACACCCGCATCAGCCGCATCCGGGGCGAGATTAACGAGTGGATGCAGCAGTATCCGCTTTTCTCTTAA
- a CDS encoding TetR/AcrR family transcriptional regulator, translated as MQELVLHQLLDRANTLFRQVGVGLIHEEQLAAALDLTPAAFREQFGSKAELLLAVTQRNLLRQRQEHEQLFANLATPAECLLALLHHSLHELRRSPHHDYHVMRARFPESWQHIQEYLINYSQPLLVRLLQEGIQEGQFRADVDARAIAHVILAQFSLVLNEQFFPPEQVNLADVYRNIFAPYVRGLCTTAGLRLVGPLFERM; from the coding sequence ATGCAGGAATTAGTACTCCACCAGTTGCTTGATCGGGCCAACACGTTATTCCGCCAAGTCGGAGTCGGGTTGATTCACGAAGAACAGCTGGCCGCCGCCCTCGATCTGACCCCGGCAGCTTTTCGGGAGCAGTTTGGCTCTAAGGCCGAACTGCTGCTGGCCGTTACGCAGCGCAACCTGTTGCGCCAGCGCCAGGAGCACGAGCAATTGTTCGCCAACCTCGCCACGCCCGCTGAGTGCTTGCTGGCCCTGCTACATCACAGCCTGCACGAGCTGCGCCGCTCCCCCCACCACGACTACCACGTCATGCGGGCGCGGTTCCCGGAATCGTGGCAGCATATTCAGGAGTACCTGATCAATTACTCCCAGCCGCTACTGGTGCGGCTATTGCAGGAAGGCATTCAGGAGGGCCAGTTCCGCGCTGATGTGGATGCCCGGGCCATTGCGCACGTTATTCTGGCACAGTTTAGCCTGGTGCTGAACGAGCAATTCTTCCCGCCCGAACAGGTAAACTTGGCCGATGTGTACCGCAATATCTTCGCTCCGTACGTGCGCGGCCTCTGCACCACCGCCGGCCTGCGTTTGGTAGGCCCGCTGTTCGAGCGGATGTAA
- a CDS encoding 4a-hydroxytetrahydrobiopterin dehydratase, with the protein MWTEIDNALTRTFRFQDFKMAFSFMSDVAEEAEYQEHHPWWSNEYNVVSFRLCTHDAGNTVTDKDHTLAAAIDKLAAEYGGN; encoded by the coding sequence ATGTGGACTGAAATCGACAACGCCCTTACCCGCACCTTCCGCTTCCAGGATTTCAAGATGGCCTTCAGCTTTATGAGCGACGTGGCCGAGGAAGCCGAGTACCAGGAGCACCACCCATGGTGGAGCAACGAGTACAACGTGGTGAGCTTCCGCCTATGCACCCACGACGCGGGCAACACCGTCACCGACAAGGACCACACCCTGGCTGCCGCTATTGATAAGCTGGCTGCCGAGTACGGGGGAAATTGA
- a CDS encoding NADAR family protein: protein MATAELPAIRSVETLLRHLAAGSTPKYLYFWGHTGRGELGKEVFSQWYPAAFELDGDTYATAEHYMMAEKARLFNDEATRQAILQAPHPDVAKRLGRQVQNFEEARWDAARFEIVVRGNAAKFGQHPALLNYLRATGSRVLVEASPVDAIWGIGLAQDHPQAADPATWRGLNLLGFALMAVRDTL, encoded by the coding sequence ATGGCTACTGCCGAGCTTCCCGCCATCCGTTCCGTTGAAACGCTGCTGCGCCACTTGGCTGCCGGCTCTACCCCAAAGTACTTGTATTTCTGGGGCCATACTGGTCGGGGCGAGCTGGGCAAGGAGGTGTTCAGCCAGTGGTACCCAGCGGCCTTCGAACTGGATGGCGACACCTACGCCACGGCTGAGCATTACATGATGGCCGAAAAAGCCCGCCTGTTCAACGACGAAGCTACCCGGCAGGCTATTCTGCAGGCTCCGCACCCCGACGTGGCCAAGCGTCTGGGCCGCCAGGTGCAAAACTTTGAGGAAGCCCGCTGGGACGCGGCTCGCTTTGAGATAGTCGTGCGGGGCAACGCGGCTAAGTTCGGCCAGCACCCGGCTCTGCTCAACTACCTGCGAGCCACCGGCAGTCGGGTATTGGTAGAGGCCAGCCCGGTGGATGCTATCTGGGGCATTGGCCTGGCCCAGGACCATCCGCAGGCCGCCGACCCCGCCACCTGGCGCGGCCTCAATTTGCTGGGCTTCGCACTGATGGCAGTCCGCGATACGCTTTAA
- the crtD gene encoding 1-hydroxycarotenoid 3,4-desaturase CrtD, with amino-acid sequence MPHSSPVSSPQSVAVIGAGIAGIATAVRLAVQGHRVTVFEAQESFGGKMHQLELPGGYRFDGGPSLFTLPHLVDELFQLAGRNPHDYFRYHRLDPITQYFFADGTRLTAWADEEHFAREVEEKLQVPAAEVLQFLRRSGRAYEATAGTFLQKSLHKVGTYLSPDVLKALAALPQLGLTSTMHKRHAAAFQDSRLVQLFDRFATYNGSDPYQAPATLSMIPHLEHGLGAYYPEGGIYAIAQSLVRLAEELGVQFRYREPVLEILTAAGRITGLKTSLGTYDFKLVVSNMDVVPTYRRLLPHQPAPERTLSQPRSSSALIFYWGIGQRFPELGVHNIFFSQDYKKEFEAIFREKTIADDPTVYVNITSGHTPTDAPLGHENWFVMVNVPHNQGQDWPALIKRTRTAVLARVSQALGTNVASLIRAEQVWDPPGIEARTSSFGGALYGSSSNNTLAAFLRHPNFSGQLPGLYFCGGSVHPGGGIPLCLLSARIVSDLIKN; translated from the coding sequence GTGCCGCATTCCAGTCCTGTAAGCTCCCCCCAATCTGTTGCCGTTATTGGAGCCGGCATTGCCGGTATTGCCACGGCGGTGCGGCTGGCCGTGCAGGGGCACCGCGTCACGGTGTTCGAGGCCCAGGAATCCTTTGGGGGCAAAATGCACCAGCTGGAGTTGCCCGGTGGCTACCGCTTCGATGGGGGGCCATCGTTGTTCACGCTGCCGCACCTGGTAGATGAACTGTTCCAGCTGGCCGGCCGCAACCCCCACGACTACTTCCGCTACCACCGCCTCGACCCGATTACCCAGTACTTCTTCGCCGATGGCACCCGCCTCACGGCCTGGGCCGATGAGGAGCATTTTGCCCGGGAAGTAGAGGAAAAGCTTCAGGTACCCGCCGCCGAGGTGCTGCAGTTTCTGCGCCGTAGCGGCCGGGCCTATGAGGCTACGGCCGGAACTTTCCTCCAGAAGTCCCTGCACAAAGTCGGTACCTACCTCAGCCCCGACGTGCTCAAGGCCCTGGCGGCGCTGCCGCAGCTGGGCCTTACCAGCACCATGCACAAGCGCCACGCGGCTGCTTTTCAGGACTCGCGCCTCGTGCAGCTCTTCGATCGGTTTGCCACCTACAACGGCTCCGACCCGTATCAGGCCCCTGCTACCCTCAGCATGATTCCGCACCTGGAGCACGGGCTGGGCGCTTATTACCCCGAGGGCGGCATCTATGCCATTGCCCAAAGCCTGGTACGGCTGGCCGAGGAACTGGGCGTACAGTTCCGCTACCGCGAGCCGGTACTGGAAATCCTGACGGCCGCCGGGCGCATAACCGGTTTGAAAACCAGCCTCGGGACATATGACTTCAAGCTAGTAGTCAGTAATATGGATGTGGTGCCGACCTACCGTCGTTTGCTACCTCACCAGCCGGCCCCGGAGCGCACTTTAAGCCAGCCCCGTTCATCCTCAGCCCTGATTTTTTACTGGGGCATCGGGCAACGGTTTCCGGAGCTGGGCGTGCACAACATCTTTTTCTCCCAGGATTACAAAAAGGAGTTCGAAGCCATCTTCCGGGAGAAAACCATTGCCGATGACCCTACCGTGTACGTCAATATCACCTCTGGCCACACGCCCACTGATGCCCCGCTCGGACATGAAAACTGGTTTGTGATGGTGAACGTGCCCCACAACCAGGGCCAGGACTGGCCCGCGTTGATCAAGCGCACCCGCACCGCCGTACTGGCCCGCGTAAGCCAGGCACTGGGCACCAACGTCGCCTCGCTCATCCGGGCGGAGCAGGTATGGGACCCGCCGGGAATCGAGGCGCGCACGTCTTCGTTTGGGGGGGCGTTGTACGGCAGCTCCAGCAACAATACGCTAGCGGCCTTTCTGCGGCATCCTAATTTCTCGGGGCAACTGCCGGGGCTGTACTTTTGCGGTGGCTCGGTACATCCCGGCGGCGGAATTCCGCTCTGCCTGCTCTCGGCCCGCATTGTCTCTGACTTAATTAAAAATTAA
- the tatC gene encoding twin-arginine translocase subunit TatC: protein MDPTQPVLGEQHEMSFIDHLEALRWHIIRAAIAVVIFATGAFFAKDFLFHDLILGPSRPDFWTYRMFCRAGEFLHAPSLCIDKIGFVIQNREMSGQLTMHISTSFIVGLVLGFPYLFWELWRFIKPGLYPHEQQNSQGAVFFVSVLFALGLMFGYYIAAPMSINFLAGYVVDATIENQIDMQSYLSTLTTMSLSCAFVFELPMIVFFLAKAGLITPEIMRVYRKHAIVVILVIAAIITPPDVSAQIIVTIPIILLYELSINIARVVSRGRTASLNAQLAENQGIA from the coding sequence TTGGATCCTACTCAACCCGTGCTGGGCGAACAGCACGAAATGTCGTTTATAGACCACCTGGAAGCACTGCGCTGGCACATCATCCGCGCAGCCATTGCGGTGGTGATATTTGCCACCGGGGCCTTCTTCGCCAAGGATTTCCTGTTTCACGACCTGATTTTGGGGCCCTCCCGGCCCGATTTCTGGACCTACCGCATGTTCTGCCGGGCCGGTGAGTTTCTGCATGCGCCCAGCCTGTGCATTGATAAAATTGGCTTCGTGATTCAGAACCGCGAGATGAGCGGGCAGCTGACCATGCACATCAGCACGTCGTTTATTGTGGGGTTGGTGCTGGGGTTCCCGTATCTGTTCTGGGAGTTGTGGCGCTTTATCAAGCCGGGCTTGTACCCGCACGAGCAGCAGAACTCCCAAGGGGCCGTATTCTTTGTCTCGGTACTATTTGCGCTGGGGCTGATGTTCGGGTACTACATTGCCGCGCCCATGAGCATCAACTTTCTGGCCGGCTACGTGGTGGATGCTACTATCGAAAACCAGATTGACATGCAGAGCTATCTGAGTACGCTCACCACCATGTCGCTCTCGTGCGCTTTCGTGTTTGAGCTGCCCATGATTGTGTTCTTCCTGGCCAAAGCCGGCCTGATTACCCCCGAAATCATGCGAGTGTACCGCAAGCATGCCATCGTGGTGATTCTGGTTATTGCGGCCATCATCACGCCCCCCGACGTATCGGCTCAGATCATCGTAACCATTCCCATCATCCTGCTCTACGAGCTGAGCATCAACATTGCCCGCGTGGTGAGCCGGGGCCGCACTGCCTCACTCAATGCTCAGCTGGCCGAAAACCAGGGAATTGCTTAG
- a CDS encoding carotenoid biosynthesis protein → MPEPTQQLSPPATALPEAQTRRLRWAQGILLLFHVTGFLGLAFSQDPSFFLQFVPLNLLLTLGLLLAFQPRRTPAFWSFCLMVMVVGFLVEVVGIRTGLLFGQYTYGPTLGPKWLEVPVLIGVNWLILTYCTGMLARYLPIPGFLRAVVAALLMVGLDICIEPVAIRYDFWHWQYDVIPLLNFKGWFAVSLILQVYFNRVEFDKRNPLASFVYLVQLLFFFGLGMLL, encoded by the coding sequence ATGCCTGAACCTACGCAACAACTTTCTCCGCCGGCTACGGCGCTTCCTGAGGCCCAGACGCGGCGGCTACGCTGGGCGCAGGGCATTTTGTTGCTGTTCCACGTTACCGGTTTCCTCGGGCTGGCTTTTTCGCAGGACCCCAGCTTCTTTCTCCAGTTTGTGCCTCTAAACCTGCTGCTCACGCTGGGGTTGCTGCTCGCGTTTCAGCCGCGCCGGACGCCGGCTTTCTGGAGCTTCTGCCTGATGGTGATGGTGGTGGGCTTCTTGGTGGAGGTGGTCGGTATTCGTACAGGCCTGCTGTTCGGGCAGTATACCTACGGCCCTACGCTCGGGCCCAAGTGGCTGGAAGTACCAGTGTTGATTGGAGTGAACTGGCTGATTCTGACCTACTGCACTGGTATGCTGGCGCGCTACCTGCCCATTCCGGGCTTCCTGCGGGCCGTGGTGGCGGCTTTGCTGATGGTTGGGCTTGATATTTGTATAGAGCCGGTAGCCATTCGGTACGACTTCTGGCACTGGCAGTACGATGTTATTCCTTTGCTGAACTTCAAAGGGTGGTTTGCGGTCAGCCTGATTCTGCAGGTGTACTTCAACCGCGTGGAGTTCGATAAGCGTAACCCGTTAGCTTCCTTTGTGTACCTGGTGCAACTGCTGTTTTTTTTCGGGCTGGGTATGTTGCTCTGA
- a CDS encoding metallophosphoesterase, translating into MARYVTTDLHGCLRSFQHLVEHQLKLRLQDELYVLGDYVNKGPDSRGILDYLMQLLQRGYRVTCLRGNHDQELLDAAQGHAHLTWASAADRQLTLGSFGVEKPENIPSVYLRWLYELPYQLEVPGWVLVHAGFDFRLPPAEMRQDWHTMLNIKQFVFDASRLGGRRLVHGHVPTPVAEVQRRVSAHTGAIGLDTGCVYRHNPELRNLAAFNLDTEELLLQPNIEDDYPIGVR; encoded by the coding sequence ATGGCCCGTTACGTTACCACCGATCTGCATGGCTGCCTCCGGTCTTTTCAGCACCTGGTAGAACACCAGCTGAAACTACGTCTTCAGGATGAGCTGTACGTGCTGGGCGACTACGTGAACAAAGGTCCCGATAGCCGTGGCATACTCGATTATCTGATGCAGCTGCTGCAGCGCGGCTACCGGGTTACCTGCCTGCGTGGCAACCACGACCAGGAGCTACTGGATGCCGCCCAGGGCCACGCCCACCTTACCTGGGCCTCCGCCGCCGACCGGCAGCTCACGCTTGGCAGTTTCGGGGTAGAAAAGCCAGAGAATATTCCTTCCGTCTACCTGCGCTGGCTGTACGAGCTGCCCTACCAGCTGGAAGTTCCCGGCTGGGTACTGGTACACGCCGGCTTCGACTTTCGGCTACCGCCTGCCGAAATGCGTCAGGACTGGCACACGATGCTCAACATCAAGCAGTTCGTATTCGATGCCTCCCGGCTGGGCGGCCGTCGACTGGTACACGGCCACGTTCCGACGCCTGTAGCGGAGGTGCAGCGGCGTGTGAGTGCCCACACTGGAGCCATCGGGCTGGATACCGGCTGCGTGTACCGCCACAACCCGGAGTTGCGCAATTTAGCGGCCTTCAACCTAGATACCGAAGAGTTGCTTCTGCAACCCAACATCGAGGACGACTATCCGATTGGAGTCCGTTGA
- a CDS encoding beta-1,3-glucanase family protein produces the protein MKKPTLLAWCLLLLGALLPLLGRAQGSIPFTIANNSPFPDSDLYVAIVGLDLSGRHVWVDARTSQILPMDRSYNTALGPTYDGNTGPGQNSRYAACFTRLSNVPNKTFTLPQIQGCRVFISRGQQLYLYFFGATGAPSGYAAPNPQSPTDPNRGILYEFIELTNNQFGFFGNTTRVDAFRYPMGLELFGNGYQKRTGELKNAADIVAAYKANVPVEFQGTVNNATGEISFPSKTAAFYDGTNGTTPGPYGNYFKGYIDAIWNKYKTTDLIFFAGNAGVFKGRVDANDRLVVVGQSGAFAGRTGIINGRPTTQMAFEGKGLLDNRVSDGDCDLVVQAQMTAAINRHVVNTTAANPGQQNWYDASQYYQTAPFNYYARFWHLPGISVDNLSYGFAYDDVNDQSATLQTPQPTRVIATFGGYAGTTPPVAGVSTVYKDCNYTGTAVNLPVGDYNLTALQSRGILNDDVSSLRVNSGYEVVLYENDNFAGASLTVGSAGNSCLVGNALGTGNWNDKATSLRVRAATTSTFSLTLQAEAANVNNGMTVETCTDTGGGQNMGYVDTGDYLVWNNISFPTTGQYTIEYRVASGAAGGTISSDLNAGTTQLGNTTIPGTGGWQTWTTVSRTVILNAGTYNFGIYAQSGGWNINFVRITRASTARTASVAATQPEAEAALLQIYPNPVVDQLELTSSTSLTGSTYRIVNEYGRPVATGTLGRSVLSVAKLPAGVYTLLVTQPDGRTTVRRFVK, from the coding sequence ATGAAAAAACCTACTCTACTGGCCTGGTGCCTTCTGTTGCTGGGGGCCCTGCTTCCTTTGCTGGGCCGCGCCCAGGGCAGCATTCCGTTTACCATTGCCAACAACTCGCCCTTCCCCGATTCCGACCTGTACGTGGCCATCGTGGGGCTCGATCTGAGCGGCCGGCATGTGTGGGTGGACGCGCGCACCAGCCAGATTCTGCCCATGGACCGCAGTTACAACACAGCCCTCGGCCCCACCTACGACGGCAACACCGGACCGGGGCAGAACTCGCGTTACGCTGCCTGCTTTACCCGGCTCAGCAACGTGCCCAACAAAACCTTCACGCTGCCCCAGATCCAAGGCTGCCGGGTATTCATCAGCCGGGGCCAGCAGCTGTATCTGTACTTCTTCGGTGCCACGGGTGCACCTTCTGGCTACGCCGCGCCTAACCCGCAAAGTCCCACCGACCCCAATCGGGGGATTCTCTATGAATTCATTGAGTTGACCAACAATCAGTTCGGGTTCTTTGGCAACACTACCCGCGTGGATGCCTTCCGCTACCCGATGGGCCTGGAGCTATTCGGCAACGGCTATCAGAAGCGCACCGGGGAGCTGAAAAACGCCGCCGACATCGTGGCCGCCTACAAGGCCAACGTGCCCGTTGAGTTTCAGGGCACGGTGAACAACGCCACCGGCGAAATCAGCTTCCCTTCCAAAACCGCCGCCTTCTACGATGGCACCAACGGCACCACGCCCGGCCCCTACGGCAACTACTTCAAGGGCTACATCGATGCCATCTGGAACAAGTACAAGACCACGGACCTGATTTTCTTTGCCGGCAACGCAGGCGTGTTCAAGGGCCGCGTTGATGCCAACGACCGGCTGGTGGTAGTGGGCCAGTCGGGGGCCTTTGCGGGCCGGACGGGCATCATCAACGGCCGGCCTACTACCCAAATGGCGTTTGAGGGCAAGGGCCTCCTGGATAACCGGGTGAGTGACGGCGACTGTGACCTAGTAGTGCAGGCCCAGATGACGGCCGCCATCAACCGCCACGTAGTGAATACCACCGCCGCCAACCCCGGCCAGCAGAACTGGTACGACGCCAGCCAGTATTACCAGACGGCCCCGTTCAACTACTATGCTCGTTTCTGGCACCTGCCCGGCATCAGCGTGGATAACCTGAGCTACGGTTTTGCCTACGACGACGTGAACGACCAGTCGGCCACGCTCCAGACGCCTCAGCCTACCCGCGTAATTGCCACCTTCGGGGGCTACGCCGGCACCACGCCGCCCGTGGCCGGCGTCAGCACCGTGTATAAGGACTGCAACTACACCGGCACGGCCGTGAACCTGCCCGTGGGCGACTACAACTTGACTGCTCTGCAAAGCCGCGGCATTTTGAACGACGACGTGTCATCGCTCCGGGTGAACAGCGGCTATGAGGTAGTACTGTATGAAAACGACAACTTCGCGGGGGCCTCGCTTACGGTGGGCAGCGCCGGCAATAGCTGTCTGGTCGGTAATGCCCTGGGCACCGGCAACTGGAACGACAAAGCCACGTCCCTGCGGGTCCGCGCGGCCACTACCAGCACCTTTAGTCTGACCTTGCAGGCCGAAGCTGCCAACGTGAACAACGGCATGACTGTAGAAACCTGCACCGATACGGGCGGCGGCCAGAACATGGGCTACGTCGACACCGGCGACTACTTGGTGTGGAACAACATCAGCTTCCCCACCACCGGCCAGTACACCATTGAGTACCGGGTAGCCAGCGGAGCCGCCGGGGGCACCATCTCGTCGGATCTGAATGCGGGCACTACGCAGCTGGGCAATACCACCATTCCCGGCACCGGCGGCTGGCAGACCTGGACTACTGTATCCCGCACCGTCATCCTCAACGCCGGCACCTACAACTTCGGCATCTACGCGCAGTCGGGGGGCTGGAATATCAACTTCGTGCGCATCACCCGGGCCAGTACGGCGCGTACTGCCTCGGTAGCGGCGACGCAGCCGGAAGCTGAGGCCGCACTGCTGCAAATCTACCCGAACCCGGTGGTGGATCAGTTGGAGCTGACTTCGTCCACGAGCCTGACCGGCAGTACCTACCGCATCGTGAACGAGTACGGCCGCCCGGTAGCCACCGGTACGCTGGGCCGTAGCGTGCTGAGTGTTGCCAAACTGCCGGCCGGCGTCTACACCCTGCTGGTCACGCAGCCGGACGGCCGCACCACCGTACGCCGGTTCGTGAAGTAG